In Kaistella sp. 97-N-M2, the sequence GATGGCCGAGATGAACCCCGTCAAACGTGCCGATAGAAAGCGCCAAAGGTGTAGATTCGTGATAATTCGGGAAGTTTTTGATGATTTTCAAACGGAGAAATTTTGCTCCTGCAAATATGATAAAAATCTTCTTTTGAAGCAATTGCAGATTAGGGAACTTTCATTATATTTGCACACAAGAAAAAATCTAGCAATGGCAAACCAAATTAAAGGAAAAATTTCTCAAATTATCGGTCCGGTTATCGACGTTATTTTTACAGATGTTGAAGAACTTCCGAAAATTTATGACGCACTCGAAATCTTAAAATCAGACGGTAACAAAGTTATACTCGAAGTTGAACAGCACATCGGTGAAGATTCTGTAAGATGTATCGCGATGGATGCTACCGACGGTCTTCAAAGAGGGCAGGAAGTAATTTCTCAGGGTCGACAGATCACAATGCCTGTAGGCGACGAAGTTTACGGTAGATTATTTAATGTAGTAGGAGATGCGATCGACGGGATTGCACCGGTTTCTAAAGAAAACGGCTTACCTATTCACAGAGACGCTCCAAAATTTGATCAACTTTCCACTTCAGCTGAAGTTCTTTTTACTGGTATTAAAGTAATCGATTTGGTTGAGCCTTATTCAAAAGGAGGAAAAATTGGTTTGTTCGGTGGTGCAGGTGTTGGTAAAACAGTACTTATCCAGGAACTTATTAATAATATTGCGAAAGGACACGGTGGACTTTCTGTTTTTGCCGGTGTAGGTGAAAGAACCAGAGAAGGAAACGACCTTTTGAGAGAAATGCTGGAATCCGGCATTATTAAATACGGCGACGAATTTATGCACTCCATGGAAAATGGTGGTTGGGATTTATCAAAAATCGATTTGGAAGCCATGAAAGATTCCAAAGCAACTTTCGTCTTCGGACAAATGAACGAGCCACCTGGAGCAAGAGCGCGTGTTGCCTTATCCGGACTTACTATTGCAGAAAGTTTTAGAGATGGCGACGGAACAGGACAGGGTAGAGATATCTTATTCTTCGTGGACAATATCTTTCGTTTTACGCAGGCAGGTTCTGAGGTTTCCGCCCTTTTAGGACGAATGCCTTCA encodes:
- the atpD gene encoding F0F1 ATP synthase subunit beta; its protein translation is MANQIKGKISQIIGPVIDVIFTDVEELPKIYDALEILKSDGNKVILEVEQHIGEDSVRCIAMDATDGLQRGQEVISQGRQITMPVGDEVYGRLFNVVGDAIDGIAPVSKENGLPIHRDAPKFDQLSTSAEVLFTGIKVIDLVEPYSKGGKIGLFGGAGVGKTVLIQELINNIAKGHGGLSVFAGVGERTREGNDLLREMLESGIIKYGDEFMHSMENGGWDLSKIDLEAMKDSKATFVFGQMNEPPGARARVALSGLTIAESFRDGDGTGQGRDILFFVDNIFRFTQAGSEVSALLGRMPSAVGYQPTLASEMGAMQERITSTKNGSITSVQAIYVPADDLTDPAPATTFAHLDATTVLDRKIASLGIYPAVDPLASTSRILTPEILGDEHYDCAQRVKEILQKYKALQDIIAILGMEELSEEDKLSVYRARKVQRFLSQPFHVAEQFTGLKGTLVDIKDTIKGFNMIIDGELDHLPEAAFNLKGNIEDAIEAGEKMLAENA